A segment of the Streptomyces sp. Tu 2975 genome:
GCCCTGAAGCCCGCGGACGAGCTCGCGACCGTCGTGATGCGCCCGCGTGGCTGGCACCTCGCCGAGCGCCACCTCACCGTGGACGGGACCCCGGTGCCGGGCGCGCTGGTCGACTTCGGCCTCTACTTCTTCCACAACGCCCGGCGCCTGCTCGACGTCGGCAAGGGCCCGTACTTCTACCTGCCGAAGACCGAGTCGCACCTGGAGGCCCGCCTCTGGAACGACATCTTCGTCTTCGCCCAGGATCACGTCGGCGTCCCGCAGGGGTCGGTCCGCGCGACCGTGCTGATCGAGACGATCACCGCGGCGTACGAGATGGAGGAGATCCTCTACGAGCTCCGCGACCACGCCTCCGGTCTGAACGCCGGCCGCTGGGACTACCTCTTCTCCATCGTCAAGAACTTCCGTGACGGCGGCGAGAAGTTCGTCCTCCCGGACCGCAACGCGGTCACGATGACCGCCCCCTTCATGCGGGCGTACACCGAACTGCTGGTGCGCACCTGCCACAAGCGCGGCGCGCACGCGATCGGCGGCATGGCCGCGTTCATCCCGTCCCGCAAGGACGCCGAGGTCAACAAGGTCGCGTTCGAGAAGGTCAAGGCGGACAAGGACCGCGAGGCCGGCGACGGCTTCGACGGCTCGTGGGTCGCCCACCCGGACCTGGTGCCCATCGCGATGGCCTCGTTCGACGCGGTCCTCGGCGACCGGCCGAACCAGAAGGACCGCCTGCGCGAGGACGTCTCCGTGGCGCCCGGCGACCTGATCGCCGTCGACTCCCTCGACGCCAGGCCCACGTACGAGGGCCTGCGCAACGCCGTCCAGGTCGGCATCCGCTACATCGAGGCGTGGCTGCGTGGCCTCGGCGCCGTGGCCATCTTCAACCTGATGGAGGACGCGGCGACGGCGGAGATCTCCCGCTCCCAGATCTGGCAGTGGATCAACGCGGGCGTCGTCTTCGAGAACGGCGAGCGCGCCACTCCGGAGCTGGCCAAGAGGGTCGCGGCGGAGGAACTGGCCGCGATCCGCGAGGAAGTCGGCGAGGATGCCTTCGCGTCCGGCAACTGGCAGCAGGCGCACGACCTGCTGCTGAAGGTGGCCCTGGACGAGAACTACGAGGACTTCCTCACGCTGCCCGCGTACGAGCAGCTCGTCGGCTGACGCCTGCGCCGCCCGCGCCGCGCTTGCACCACTCCCGCACCGCCCCCGGTACCGCACAGCACCGGCGGCGGTGCGCTGCGCTGTCCGCGGGCGGGGGGGCGGAATGGCGCACTCCATCTGAGGGTGACTATCGGTCAAATTCTGGCCGGAAAACCTTTCGTTGCCACCCTTCCTTCACAGGAGTCACACAGGTAACA
Coding sequences within it:
- the aceB gene encoding malate synthase A, which codes for MSAPAPSPLAIVEAEPLPRQEEVLTDAALAFVAELHRRFTPRRDELLARRAERRAEIARTSTLDFLPETAAIRADDSWKVAEAPAALNDRRVEITGPTDRKMTINALNSGAKVWLADFEDASAPTWENVILGQLNLIDAYERRIDFTDPRSGKTYALKPADELATVVMRPRGWHLAERHLTVDGTPVPGALVDFGLYFFHNARRLLDVGKGPYFYLPKTESHLEARLWNDIFVFAQDHVGVPQGSVRATVLIETITAAYEMEEILYELRDHASGLNAGRWDYLFSIVKNFRDGGEKFVLPDRNAVTMTAPFMRAYTELLVRTCHKRGAHAIGGMAAFIPSRKDAEVNKVAFEKVKADKDREAGDGFDGSWVAHPDLVPIAMASFDAVLGDRPNQKDRLREDVSVAPGDLIAVDSLDARPTYEGLRNAVQVGIRYIEAWLRGLGAVAIFNLMEDAATAEISRSQIWQWINAGVVFENGERATPELAKRVAAEELAAIREEVGEDAFASGNWQQAHDLLLKVALDENYEDFLTLPAYEQLVG